The Erpetoichthys calabaricus chromosome 5, fErpCal1.3, whole genome shotgun sequence genome has a segment encoding these proteins:
- the LOC114641745 gene encoding zinc finger protein OZF-like, producing the protein MASVKEDDMDPRLACIKQEVCAPEELCVKLEEGEGRISAFKEEECKEETVEIKVEDFSLSLELQKHETRNIFKQEDYEESHSNSQPRVTYTGQLGTQQISIAIKSEFLEFEENRRAGEEQQSSGSLEINFQKNGICSPVSFAQTSLQERLQQKQDKKKKTSTRKKENLTADSLLRNPLPINTDQQVHKHVRIHTGDKSYSCFECGKRFSHVHNLHTHTRIHTGEKPFVCSECGKRFSYNSSFQKHTRIHTGEKPHCCSECGKRFSQSSDLQKHSKIHTGEKPFYCTECGKRFLQLCNLQRHIRIHTGEKPFCCTECGKQFFQFIHLQSHLRIHTGEKPHCCLECGKQFSYSSSLRKHAGIHTGEKPHSCSECGKRFLQLCQLQRHNRIHTGEKPHCCPQCGKRFSQINGLQSHTRTHTGEKPYCCSACGRHFSDSSSLQRHTRIHTGEKPYSCSECGKRFSDSGTLLQHTRSHTGYRPYCCSDCGKGFSRIRSLHNHSKSHTEERGHS; encoded by the exons ATGGCCTCAGTCAAAGAGGATGACATGGATCCACGACTGGCATGCATTAAACAAGAGGTCTGTGCACCGGAAGAGTTGTGTGTAAAGCTGGAGGAAGGTGAAGGAAGAATTTCAGCTTTTAAAGAGGAGGAGTGCAAGGAGGAGACTGTTGAGATAAAAGTGGAGGACTTCTCTTTGAGTCTTGAGTTGCAAAAGCATGAAACTAGGAACATTTTTAAGCAAGAGGATTATGAAGAATCTCATTCCAATTCTCAGCCCAGGGTCACTTATACGGGACAACTGGGTACCCAACAGATTTCTATAGCGATAAAATCTGAGTTTTTAGAGTTTGAAGAAAACAGGAGAGCAGGAGAAGAGCAGCAGTCATCTGGGAGCCTGGAAATAA ATTTCCAGAAGAATGGCATCTGCTCCCCAGTTTCATTTGCTCAGACCTCTCTTCAGGAGAGACTGCAGCAGAAAcaggacaagaagaagaagacatcaacaagaaaaaaagagaatttgACAGCTGACTCTTTGCTGCGTAACCCTCTTCCCATCAACACTGATCAACAAGTGCATAAACATGTCAGAATCCACACCGGAGACAAGTCTTACTCttgttttgaatgtggcaaacgattctcacacGTACACAATCTTCACACCCAcacaagaatccacactggagaaaaaccttttgtctgttctgaatgtggcaaaagattctcCTATAACAGCAGTTTTCAGAAACACAcgagaattcacactggggagaaacctcattgctgttctgaatgtggcaaaagattttccCAAAGTAGCGATCTTCAGAAACATTcaaaaattcacactggagagaagccattttaTTGCACTGAATGTGGGAAAAGATTCTTACAATTGTGCAATCTTCAACGCCACAtcagaattcacaccggagagaaacctttttgctgtactgaatgtggcaaacaattctttcAATTCATTCATCTGCAGAGCCACcttagaattcacactggagaaaaaccgcactgttgtttggaatgtggcaaacagttttcatacAGCAGTAGTCTTCGTAAACATGCCGGAATTCATACCGGAGAGAAACCTCATTCCTGTTCCGAATGTGGTAAAAGATTCTTACAATTGTGCCAACTTCAACGACACAacagaattcatactggagagaaaccccATTGCTGTCCACAATGTGGGAAACGATTCTCACAAATAAATGGTCTTCAGAGCCACACAAGGacccacactggagaaaaaccgtaTTGCTGTTCTGCATGTGGCAGGCACTTTTCTGATAGTAGCAGTCTCCAAAGAcatacaagaattcacactggagaaaagccctatagctgctctgaatgtggcaaaagattttctGACAGCGGTACTCTTCTGCAGCACACACGCAGCCACACTGGATATAGACCCTATTGCTGCTCTGATTGTGGCAAAGGATTTTCACGAATTAGAAGCCTTCACAACCACTCAAAAAGCCACACTGAAGAGAGAGGTCATTCTTGA